The sequence CCTACAACGCAACCGGGCAGGTGGCCACCATCACCAATCCCAAAGGCGAAACCACGACCTTCAGCTATGGCGGATCGGGTTACTTGTCCAGCATTACCGGTGCGCTGGCAGGCTCCACCACCACGTTTACCTACGACACCGCCGGTCGCGTCCATACAGCGACCGGACCCGACGGCCTCAGCATCGCCACGGATTACGACGATCTAAACCGGCCGACCAAAGTCACCTATCCCGATGGGACCTACGAACAGACGCTCTACGACAAACTGGATGTGTCCGCCAAGCGTGATCGGAAAGGCCGTTGGACGACCCTGCAATACAACCCGCTGCGCCAATTGGTGGAAGTGCAGGATCCGCAGGGCCGCATCACACATCTGGATTGGTGTGGTTGCGGGAACCAGCTTGAAGGCTTGACGGATCCATCGGGGCATTCCACGGCCTGGATCCGCGACTTGAATGGGAAAGTCACCGCCAAGATTCTGAATGACCATACCCAGACCAATTATGGTTATGACTCGGCAGGTAGGCTGGCGCACCGGTTGGATGCAAAGGGCCATCAAACGGTTTATAGCTACTGGACTGACGGCTCGCTCCAACGGGTTGACTATCCAGATGCCATGGGAACCACACCCTCTGTAAACTACGCCTACGATCCGAAATATCCGCGCCTGGCAACCATGACCGATGGCATTGGAACCACCACCTACGACTACTACCCGATCAATGGGACGGTCGGCGCCGGCCGCCTGAAGACTGTGGTTGGGCCTTTCCCCAATAGCACCATCACCTACACCTATGATCAGTTAGGCCGTGTGACCGTCCGCGATATCAACGGCAGTGCGGAGACCCGGAATTTCGATGCCCTGGGTCGCCTGGGCACCGTGGTGAATCCGCTTGGTACTTTCACTTACAACTACGACGGCCTGACTTCACGCCTCAGCCGTGTGGACTATCCCAACGGCCAGAAGACGGTCTTCACCTATGAAGATTCGCTCAAGGATTTCCGCCTGAAAACCATCCAGAATCTCAAGTCCGACAACTCCAACATCTCCACCTTTGGCTACACCTACGATACCGACGGCCAGATCAAGACCTGGAGCCAGGCGGCGGATGCGGCTGCACCCAAGACCTACACCTTTGATTACGACGCGGCCAACCAGCTCACCAGCGCCATCCTGAATGGCCCCAACGGCGAGCTGATCCGACAGTACAGCTATGGCTACGACCTGGCGGGCAATCGCACCAGCGAAGGTGTGGACGGCGCCACCACCACGGCCACGCACAACGATGTGAACCAGCTCACGGGACAGCGCTACAGCCTCAACGACGCAGCCCTCCGGCGGAAGGACGCCGACGACGCAGCCCAGGCCCAGCGCAGACAGGCCTCAAGGATCGCCAAGCCAACCAGGCCCTCGAAGGCTCCCAAGGCCTCTGAGCCAAAAAACAACTCCTCACAGCCGACCAGGAACTAGGGGCAGCCATGAAAACGACTCTCCTCTCCTCCGGTCTGGACTGGGTGCGCGCCTTCACCACGAATCAGCCAGCGTTCCGGCGCACGGTCTTCTTTTTCTGCCAGCGCTTCCTGCGGCTGCCGGTGCTGCGGCGCAGCACAGCGGCTTTGGTGCTTGGGGTCATGCTCGCCACACCCATGGCGCCGCTTTTCGCTCAAACCACCATCACCATCACCCCCGCCAGCACGAATGTCATCGTCGGCGAAACCCAGGCCTTCACGAGCAATGTCACGGCCACCTGGACAGTGCAGGAAAGCGGGGGCGGTTCCATCACCTCCGGCGGCCTTTACACTGCGCCCACCACCCCCGGCACCTACCACGTGGTGGCCACGAACACCGCGGATCCCAACCAGACCGCCACCGCCACGGTTTCGGTGGATCTTCTGGATATTTCCGGGACCTACACCGACAACTTCAATGAAACGTTCACCCTTTTCCAGAACGGCGACCAGGTGTGGGGAATCCGGGGAGGCTCCTATCCGATAGCAGCGACCTTATCCGGAAGAACGCTGACAGGGACCATGAACTATCCCAATGGAACCTTGGCCTTGAATTTCGTGTGGACCTTCACGTCCACTGCGAGCAGCTATTCTGGCGCCTATGGAATGGGAATGTCGGCGCCCGCTTACGCCTGGACCGGGACCAAACTAGCGGGTGTCAGCGTCGAAGTGAACCCAAGGCCGGCAGTGTTCCAAGTCGGTGCCTTGCAGGCGTTCACGGCTTTTGTGGCGGGGAGTTCGAACAAGAGCGTGACCTGGACGGCCTCCGCCGGGACCATCGATTCCGCCGGCCTGTTCACGGCCCCCGCGCAGCCCCAGATGGTGACGGTCACAGCTACTTCCGTGGCGGATGCCGCCAAGTCGAATTCGAGACAGTTCCAGGTGACCGCAGACGGCCAGCTGGATGTCTCGGGCACCTACGTGGACATGTACGGTTACGTTTTTACGCAGTACCAGAATGGCGCGCAGATATGGGGGACCCGGGCGGGTCAAAACCTGGTCGCGACGATCTCGGGCCTGACGTTGACGGGCGTCACCAACAATCCCGATGGGACGCTCGCATCCAATTACGTCTGGACCTTTGCTTCCGATGCCGGCAGCTACACCGGTCTTTATGGAGTGGGGGCGGCGACGCCATCCGGCGCCTGGAACGGCACCAAACAACCGGGCGTCAGCGTGGAGGTGCATCCAAAGCCTGCCTCCATCCAAGCCGGAGCCTTGCACACCTTCACCGCTTCAGTGGCCGGCAGCCTCAACAAGGAAGTGACCTGGACGGCTTCTGCCGGGCTGATGGATGCCACCGGTCATTTCACGGCTCCTCCTCAACCGCAAGTGGTGACGGTCACCGCGACATCCATTGCGGATCCAACCAAAACGGCTTCTCTCCAGATTCCTGTGACCTTCGATGGAATTCTCGATGTGTCCGGCACCTACACCAGCACCCAACCTGGAAACGGGACGCTTTTCCAGAGTGGGACGACCGTATATGGGACCCTGGCCAACATTTCCATCCAGGGGACGCTGAATGGCCTGGTCCTGTCGGGTAGGAACCAGGATGTCTATACCCCTGGGAATCATTATTTCCAATTCACTTTTTCCGCGGATGGAAGCCAGTTCTCCGGATACTACGACTCTGCGACCCCCAATCCTACGGCGGGACCGCTTGGCTTTGGCACTCGCCAAGCGGGTGTGGTCTCCGTAGACCTGAACCCGAAACTGCCAGTGGTCAAGGTGGGGGTGACCCGGGCCTTCACCGCCCTGGTGGCCGGGAGCCTCAACAAGACCGTGGGTTGGGCCGCAACGGCGGGGACGATCAATAGCTCAGGGGTTTTCACGGCTCCCGCCCAGCCCCAGGTCGTGACGGTCACGGCGAGCCCTGCTGCGGATCCGTCCAAACAGGTATCCACCCAGATCCAAGTGACCTTCGATGGGGTTCTGGATGTGTCCGGCACCTTCACCGGCACCCAACCAGGCAATGGAACGCTTTTCCAGCATGGAACGGCTGTTTCCGGAACCCTTGGAGATACCTTTTTCCAAGGAATATTGGATGGCCGTGTGCTATCCGGCTCAAGCAAGGACCCCTACAATTCCCCCAAATTTTTTCAATTCACATTCACGGGAGACGGGAATCAGTTTTCAGGTATTTATAGCGGCCTTGCGCCCAAGCCCGTTGCTGGGACGATCGGCCAGGGGGTTCGCCAGGCCGGCACCAGCGTGCAGGTCACGCCGGCCAGTTCCCAGGTACCCTTTCCCTGGAATCAGAGTTTCCTGAGCCTGGTGGCAGGCACCCTGGATAAACGGGTGACCTGGACGGTGATGGAAGCCAACGGGGGCACCATCAACGCGGCGGGCACCTACACCCCGCCCAATCTGGCAGGTACCTATACCGTCAAAGCCACCAGCGTGGCGGATGCCACCGCAAGCGGCACCGCCTTGGTGACCGTGCCGTTCCAGATTTCGGTGGATCCCAATGCCGCCAGCATCCGGCCTTCAAGCTCCATCAAGCTCAGGGCCACCGTCACAGGCACGCCCAATGGGGCCGTGACGTGGAGCGTGACGGAGAGTGGCGGTGGCACCGTCGCCGCGGACGGCACCTACACCGCGCCCGCTGCGCCCGGCTTCTACCATGTGGTGGCCACCAGCGTGGCGGACAGCACCAAGACCGCCCAGGCCCCGATCACCGTGGAAACCGCGGCGCCGATCTCTGTCGCCGTGGCGCCCTACGCCACACAGCTCAACAAGGGCGGCACCGCGGCCTTCACCGCCACGGTGCAGGGCAGCACCAACACCGCCGTCACCTGGACCGCCACGGGCGGGACCATGGCTGCCAATGGCACGTACACCTCGCCCAACGCCTTCGGCACCTACACCGTGACCGCCACCAGCGTGGCGGACCCCACCGCCTTCGCCGTGGCCACCGTGGTGGTGAGCGCGCTGGCGGGCCAGGACAAGAGCTTCACCTACGACCTGAACGGCAACATGACCGGCGACGGAGAAAGGACCTTTGAATGGGATGATGAGAACCGGTTGATCGCCGTGAATATCGTGGCGACAGGGCATCGCAGCGAGTTCAGGTACGATGGGCTGGGGAGGAGGGTTGGGATCGTTGAAAAGGACATGGATGCCCAAGGGAACCTGGTCCCGAATAGCGATAAGAAGTACCTGTGGGATGGCGTCGAGATTGCGGAAGAACGCAGTCCCGATGGCGGGACCGTTGCCAAGCGGTTCTATACCCAAGGATTTGTCGACAACGATGGAACCGCGCTCTTCTACAGCCGTGATCACCTGGGATCGATTCGGGAGCTGACGGATAGCACCCAGGCCATGAGGGCGCGGTACGACTACGACCCCTATGGGCGCATGACGAAAATCCAAGGGAATCGGGACAGCTTGTTCGGATATACCGGCCACATGTGGCACTCACAGAGCGGGCTGAATCTCGCGCTCTACCGGGCCTATGATGCAAATTTAGGAAGATGGATTAGTCAGGATCCGATTCAAGAAAAAGGAGGTATAAATTTATACAATTATTGTTTAAATAATACCATCAATAAAATTGATCCAACCGGACAGGAACCGATCACGATAACAGTTGCGGCTATAGCTGGCGCTGCTGCCTTGGCCGCGTTAATTGTATTAGGAATTTTAATTATTGCTGTAATAATTGAACAAGGGACTTGGAGTATTACATTTGATTTACCTCCTCCAAAAGGTCCAAACCCTCTTGAATGCTGGAATTCTTATCTGCTGTGTAATCGGCAATGTGATCAACTGCCCTCTCCTTCCAGGAGAGCAGTTTGTAGGGGGCAGTGTTCGGAGGAATTCGCGAATTGTCTAGCGGGGAGACCACGATGTCGAATGGCATAAACAATGGTAGATGGATGAATGAAGAATTATTTAATAGGGAATTCAACTTTCCATTTGAAGTAACCAAAGAAGATTTAACAACATATCTCTCGTGTATCCGATTTGCTATGAATAAAAATAATTTCAATATTTTTATAGAATTTATTTCTTGGATCGATCATAGAGTCGAAATCCAATCTCAAATAAATGAAATCATTGATGATTTTAAAATTCAGAATTTTGATGGTGCTATAAATGATTTCGATTTCATCATAATAAACAAAAATATTAATTTAATGCAAAAAAATGAAAACAATTTAAACAATGCATGGCAATTATTAATATATTATTCAATTATGTATGTATATCTATTTAATAGTCATATTATATTATTGGAAAAATTTAAAAATCTGCCTTCCGAAGAATTTGATAAAATGCATTCATTTGCACTGACTCAATCGGATAATCCGCTTGGTTTTTTTTATAAATGGATTAAAATTTAATTAATCAAATCAATGTTTTATGATCTCCGTCTTCCCACCCGAGCATCCCATCGTGGCGAGGGCGGTCGAGCCCCGCCAGAACCCGGCCCTTTGGGCGGGAACATAGATGCGGCAGGAGCCAATAATCGGGCTGGAAGCAAGGAAAGCCCTTGAAGGACTTTTGAAAGACCTAGCTCGGAAAGGAAACAACATAAATGGAATCCTTGAGGAAAATATTGATCGCTACAGTTCTGGCGGGCTTGGCTTGCGCTGTCGGCTTAGCCCTTTGGTTCGGGCCACGCGTGGTGCGTTCCATCCAGGCGGCCAGGCTCTTGCCTGGTTTCCGGAACTTCGATCATGTGGAAGGAACGGCGACCCTGTTGGCCGATGGCCGCGTTCTCCTGGCGGGCCGGCAGGCTCCGTTTGGCCCGATGAGCGCTGAAATCTATTCGCCTGAGCAGAATGCCTTCAGCCGCGCGGCGGACTTGGCTTCACCTCGCGGTTTCACTCCGGTGGCCACGCTGTTGAAAGACGGGCGGGTGCTCATCGTCGGCGGGAGTTCAACCAGCCATTCGGACGTGGAGACGATCGAGGCCTACGATCCGGGCACGAATACCTGGAAAGAGATCGGGCGGATTCCGCCTGAAGCGCGCATCTCGGATGCCCTCTCCCTTGGCAATGGTTCGGTTCTATTCACGACCGGAGAAGGCCACAAGGAGGGGCTTCTCCTCTTCGACCCGCTGAGCGGAGGTATCAAGCCTGTGGGCCATCCCGCGATGGTCGTCAATGGTTCCCCGCTCGCGACCCTGCTGGCGGATGGCCAGGTCCTGATCACCCACCTGGATTATGGGAGCGACGAAGACCAGGCTGCCAATGCCTTCCTGTACGATCCCAATTCGGAGACCACCAAGGCTGTGGGGCGCCTGGCCCAAGGGCGTCAATCGCACCAGGCCACGTTGCTCCCGGATGGCCGGGTGCTCATCAGCGGCGGAGCCGATCGGGCCCCTTCAGCGGAGATCTTTGATCCAGTGAAGATGACCTTTTCTCCTGCGGGAGAGATGGTCGCACCCCGCGCGCTCCATCGGGCCGTGGCGCTTTCGGATGGGCGCGTTCTGATCGTCGCGGGTGTCGCCTCCGGGGGCACGGCGGCCATGCCCGATCCTGCGGTCCTGAAGGACAAGACTCCGGATGAAATCATCAAGATCATGAAATCCATCCCCACCCCGAAGGCGGAGCCGTTGAGGGCGGAGGCTGAACTGTTCGATCCACGAACGAACAAATTCACCCCAGTTGCGTCGCCTCCAGCTTTCATCCATGGAGGGATGGGGCCACGAACCGGGGTCAACATCCGGGTTGCGAGTGGAGAAGTGCTGTTCATGAGCCTTCATGGACCTTTGTATTTCGTGCCGGGAAGCAATACCTGGCGCTTTCCACCTGGGAAGTGAGAAGACACGTTTCTCCTGCTTGAGCCTCCCAGTGCGGGCGCGGGGGCCCAGACAAAGCAGGAGAAAAAAATAACGGGGCGGAATCCCGCCCCGACAGCCCGTGATAAAGAAGTAAATCGGGCCTCTCCCGCCGCAGCAGCATGACGAATCCATGGACGGCAATGTCAAGTGATGTCAATCTACTCGACCCCCCCACCTTTCTAATACATGTCCTTTCATTCCTTCAATTTCATCCTCAGCCTCCCTTTTTTCGTCCTGAGCTTTTGGCTCCTGCCGAAGGCCTTTCAGAAGGGCTGGTTGTTAGTCCTGAGCCTGGTGGTGTACTGGGCGGCGGGGCCCGCGGATTTCCTGCTCCTGCTTTGGGTGGTGTTCCTGAACTGGGCCTCCCAGGTCAACGGCTTCCAGCCGCGGCGGGTGGCCGGTGTGATGGTGGCCCTGAACCTGGCCATGCTGGTCTGGTTCAAGTACCGGCTTTTTCTGGGGGACATGGCTGGCTTCAGCGTGGCCCGGGACCTGATCATTCCGCTGGGCATCTCGTTCTACATTTTCCAGCTCATCGCCTACCAGGTGGAGGTCGCCCGGGGGCAGATTTCGGGGCGGCAGTCCTTCTGGGAGGTGCTGCTCTATATCTTCTTCTTCCCCCATCACCAGGCAGGGCCCATCATGCGGCCCCGGTCCTTCCTGATCTGCTTCCACAAGGCCCGGAATTTCTATCGGTCCCGATTCCTGACGGGCCTCATGATTTTTGCCTGGGGGCTGTTCAAGAAAGTGTGGATCGCGGATGTGGTCGCGCCTTGGGTCAACCGGGATTTCGGGAAATTCCATCTCTGGAGCGGGGCGAAGGGTAACCTGTTGCTGCTGGGCGTGCTGTTCGGCATCCAGGTCTACGGCGACTTCTCGGGCTATTCGGATATGGCCGTGGGCATGGGCCGCATGTTCGGCTTCAAGTTCGACCGGAATTTCCATCAGCCCTACCTCTCCAAGAACCCTTCCGAGTTCTGGAAACGGTGGCATGTCACCCTGACGAATTGGATGCGGGACTTTGTCTATTTCCCGATGTGGAACTGGGCCAGCCGCCACCTGGGCCACCGCTTCAAGCCCGGCGCCATCATGCTCGGATGCAGTCTGGTCCTGATGCTTGTCACGGGGCTCTGGCACGGCGCCGGGTGGCATTTCATCCTGTGGGGCGGCCTCCACGGGCTGATCTTTATCGCCTGGCGTCTATTGCCTTCGCTCCAGAACCGTTCTTTTAAACTCATCTCGTTCTTTCTCTTTCAAACTGTCATCGGACTCACCTGGGTGGTGTTCCGGGAAGCAGACATTCAAGCCATCGGCAGGGCCTTTCTCCGGAGTTCCGCCTGGGATGGGCAGGATTCGCTGCTTGCGCTGGGCTTGCTGTTGGCCCTTATTCTCTTTTCCCGGGCGGAGGAGTGGCTGGAGCGCCGCTTCGTGCGCTTGACGGTGTGGGCGATGCATCTGCCCATGCCCCTTTTCGCGACGGCCTACGGGTCGATGCTCATCTTCATTTTCATCGGGGCGGGCAGTGCCACGACCTTCATCTACCAGCGCTTCTAGGTACCTCCTCGGATTCTTCGCCCTGGCCCTGCTCGTCATGCTGCTGTGGGACCGGAGCTTCTTTGCCCAGCGGCGCCGCTTTGTGAAACTGGATGTGGGGGCCTGGAACGATAGCGAATGGATCCAGCGGAGGGCCTTGCTTCAGGCCCGGCCCCAGCCCCCGCCCATCCTGTTTCTGGGGGACTCCTGCATGGCCTATGGGATCCGCCCGGGCCTGATCGATCCGTTGGCGCTCAACATGGCCCGGCCGGGGCTTCAAAGCAATGAATTGGGAGAGTTGTACCTCAAGCTCAGGAACGATCTCAAGGGAACCCCCCGGGCAGTCTACCTGGGAATGATGTGGTTTGAATTCTATGAGGCGGAGTCCGAAGCGAGCTTCCTCGATGGGCACCCTGTGGGCCTTGGAACCATCCTGCGGGACTACTATGAACGGCGCCAACTGAGCCAGCAGCTTGTCTTCCCTGGGACGAGGGTGCTCCGTTACGGGGTGGACAAGGGTCTGGACCGGAATCTCAAGCCCATGAGCGTTCGGGTGGATCCGGACGGGTACGCGCCCTTGGGGGACCAGCCCGCTCCAGCCGTGGTTTCTGCCCCGGTTCAATTTTATCAAAAGGAGGAAGGCTGGTTCGGTCCTTCGAAGATGGTGAACCTCGCGGCGTTCCATCGGCATCTGAGCGAAATGGGGGTCGAGCAGACCTTCATCTTCATGCCCATGCACCCTCATTACAGGAAGGTCTACCGGGCCAAGTTCGGCGAGGACCATAAGCGCTGGAAGGCGGCCGTCACGGCGGTCTACGTGGGCAGGGTCCTGGATTTAGAGGATGTGTTGCCGGAAGCCAAGTACTACCGGGACGCTACCCATTTGAATCGGGAAGGGGCCGAGGTTTTCAGCCGGATGATCGGGGAACGGATTGCGGAA comes from Holophagaceae bacterium and encodes:
- a CDS encoding MBOAT family protein; translation: MSFHSFNFILSLPFFVLSFWLLPKAFQKGWLLVLSLVVYWAAGPADFLLLLWVVFLNWASQVNGFQPRRVAGVMVALNLAMLVWFKYRLFLGDMAGFSVARDLIIPLGISFYIFQLIAYQVEVARGQISGRQSFWEVLLYIFFFPHHQAGPIMRPRSFLICFHKARNFYRSRFLTGLMIFAWGLFKKVWIADVVAPWVNRDFGKFHLWSGAKGNLLLLGVLFGIQVYGDFSGYSDMAVGMGRMFGFKFDRNFHQPYLSKNPSEFWKRWHVTLTNWMRDFVYFPMWNWASRHLGHRFKPGAIMLGCSLVLMLVTGLWHGAGWHFILWGGLHGLIFIAWRLLPSLQNRSFKLISFFLFQTVIGLTWVVFREADIQAIGRAFLRSSAWDGQDSLLALGLLLALILFSRAEEWLERRFVRLTVWAMHLPMPLFATAYGSMLIFIFIGAGSATTFIYQRF